The Ktedonobacterales bacterium region CAGGTAGGCGCTCAGGAAAGCTGCCTGGTGGAGCGCGGCACAACAGTGACCTACAGCAACGCCAGCGCCAGTGAGCCATGTGTCTACTGGTCCATTTGCATGCCGGCCTTCCGGCCAGAACGGACGAAGATTCATGTCTGATAACGCGCTTGACCTGGAGGGTATCTACCCTCCGGTACCCACCTTTTTCGATGCCAGGGGAGAACTGGACCTTGCCACGCTGCACAACCATATCCAGCGGCTGACCGAGCCGGGGAATTGTTGGGTAGCGGGGATAGTGGCGCTTGGCTCCAATGGTGAGGCGGCGCATCTTGACGACACTGAGCGCGGCGAGGTAATTCGGGCGATTCGGGAAACTGCCCCCGCTGCTGTGCCGGTGCTGGCGGGGGCCAGCGCCCAATCAACGCGTGCCACGTTGGCGCTTTGCGAGGCTGCCGCGCGCGATGGGGCGGCGGCGGCGCTCGTCTTGCCGCCCTCCTATTTCCGGGGGCAGATGACGATGCAGGCGTTGGTGCGCCATTATCATATGGTGGCGGATGCCAGCCCCATTCCCGTGGTGATCTATAACATGCCTGGCAGCACCGGCGGGCTTGATCTAGATGCGGCCACGATTCTGGCTATCGCTGAGCATCCGCGAGTGATCGGCGTCAAAGATAGCGCCGGGAACGTGACGAAACTGACTGAGATTGCGGCGCGGGCGCGCGCGGGCTTCCGAACGCTGGCGGGCAGCGCGGGATTTCTGCTGCCTGCGCTGGTGGTTGGAGCAAGCGGCGCGGTGGCGGCATTAGCCAATATTCTGCCGCGCCAGTGCCATGACCTGATCGAGCTTTTCCACCAGGGGAAGCTCGCTGAAGCGCGTGAACTTCAGGCGCGCCTGACGCCGATCAATACCGCTGTGACCTCTGGCTATGGGGTGCCTGGCCTGAAAGCGGCGCTGGAACTGAGCGCAGGCTATGGAGGCGCGCCGCGCGCGCCATTGCTTGCCCTGGGCGAGAGTGAACGCGAGCAGGTCAAGCGTTTGCTGACGCTGGCGTATCCTGCCTGGCAAAAGTGAGCAGGCACAGGTAAGAAGGCCGATCAGGCCGCTGCCCTCTTTATCAGCGCGCTATGCTCTGGCTTTTTCTTCAATGCGGCTGAGGAAGCGTTCAAGGTTGATGATGAAACGCTCGTGCTGGCCCTCGCCAATGAGTTCCTTTTCGTCGCGCGCCTCGACGCGGAAGACGAGACGCCGTCCATCAACCTCCAGTAGCTCTGCTGTCGTCGTGACTTTCATGCCGATTGGCGTTGCCGCCAGGTGGCGTATGTCTATCCGCGAGCCAACGCTGCTCTGGCCTTCGGGGAGCACCTGCTGGACGGCGCTAAAGGCAGCATTTTCCATCAATCCAATCATCATCGGCGTTGCAAATACGTGTACACCGCCAGCGCCAAAATGCGCGGCGGTGTGTTCTTCGGCAACGACCAGCGATGAGGAGCCTCGCAGGCCAGGCTTGAGTTCCATAACATGATCCTCCTCAGTCATTCTAAAACTGGCCGTATTGTAACACAGGTCGGCCTGCGATCCTGTGGAGGGAGGCTTTTCGCATCCGTTTCAAGGCAGGCGCCGCCAGGCTGGGAATCTGGCTTGTTATCTCGGATGAACTGTGCTATGCTCACAGTGATAGAACATTTGTTTTAATATCTTCATAATGTCTTCAATGAAGATGATTGTTCCCAGGAGATGTGGCGATGCCACGCACTATCATTCATCTGGACCTGGATGCTTTCTTCTGTGCCGTCGAAGAGCAGCGTGATCCCTCGCTGGTAGGCAAGTCGTTCGCTGTCGGTGGACGGCCCGAAGAGCGCGGTGTGGTTGCCTCTTGCTCGTATGCCGCTCGCCGGTTCGGGATCCATTCGGCGCTCTCGATGGCCCAGGCTCGCCATCGCTGTCCGCACCTATTGATTGTGCCTGCGCGCTTTGCGGCCTATCGCGCGGCCTCTGCGCAGGTCATGGATCGCTTGCGCGCACTGACGCCTCTGGTGGAGCAGCTTTCTATAGATGAGGCTTTTCTGGATGTGAGCGATGCATCGCTGCCAGGGGAACTCCTGGCGTCACGCCTCCAGGCGACTATTCGCAAAGAACTGGGCCTGCCTTGCTCCCTGGGTGTGGCGACCAACAAACTGGTCGCCAAAATTGCTACCGACGTGGGCAAGGCGTCTGCGCAGACTGGCGCTTCGCCCAATGCGCTGTGTGTGGTTCCTGCCGGGACAGAAGCGATGTTCCTTGCTCCCCTGCCGACACGGGCGTTGTGGGGCATTGGCCCCAAGACCGCCGAGCGTCTGGCGGCTCTGGGCATACAGACGATTGGTGATCTGGCGAGCTATCCAGAGGCCGAGTTAGCGCGTCGTTTCGGTAAGTATGGTCAGGAATTGGCGCGCCACGCGAGGGGGATCGATGAGCGCGCTCTCCAACTCACGCATGTTGCCAGGTCACTTTCTAAAGAAACGACCTTCGCGCAGGATGTCTCCGAGGAAGAGACGCTGCGACAGACCATCCGCGCCCAGGCAGCAGCGGTGAGTCAGTCGTTGCAACGCAAAGGGATGAGCGGAGGTACGGTGAGGTTGAAGCTGCGCTGGCCGGATTTTACAACGATTACACGCCAGGCGACACTAGCAGCGCCAACCAACCAGGAAGCAGTGATCGCAGCAACGGCTGCCCGGCTCTTTGCGCAGGTCTGGCAGGCGGGGCGTTCGGTACGCCTGTTGGGGGTAGGCGTCAGCGGATTGGGCGTATCGCTTTGCCAGCCCAGCCTTTGGGAACGCGAGCCGACCCCGGATGATGAAAAGCGGCGGCAAGTCCAGGCGACTGTAGCCCTGCTGCGAGCGCGCTTTGGGGAGGAGGTGGTATGGTGGGGAGGAAGAGAACACAGCGGCGATTGACGGGAATCATGTGAGAATTATCCGACGCTCAGGCCGCTGCCCAGTATCCATCCTTCCTCTGTGACACAGCGGGCAAGTGCTTCAGACGATAGATAAGCGGGCTTTGCGAAGAGAACGCCAAGCTGATTTGTAGTATCCAGGTGAGCCAGCCATCTCACGGCTGCTCGAACCTGGGCCTGGTCGCGGATGGCGATGTGTGGGTCAAGAGGATCGGGTACAAGACCAGGCCAGATTTCGGCGAAGATGATGGCTGGCCCCCGGTCGGAGGTGGGGGCAGGCGTAAATCCAGTTTCCAACGGCCAGATGTGGCTTACACTTTCCAGAGCCGGGTCGCTGCGCAAGCGGGAGATGGCGGGAATACCGACCAGCGCCTGCCCGCCGACGCTGCCGACACCATAGAGCTTCCAGGTAGGCTGTATCCCGCGTGTCTTGTATTCGGTCAGACGAAGGCGATCCAGGGATAGCCCAGCGCGAACCGGATAGGGATAGCTGGGGCTGGTTGGAGCCAGCGCAGACAGGCGCATTCCAGAGGGACAGCCCCAGAGCGGTCCGGGGACTGGGCCGTCGCACCGGGCATTTAGGGCAGCAGCAACCTGAAAGCGGTTATTCGCGTTGGTGGCATCATCAACCATCAATCGTTGTAGCTCTTCCCAGAGCTTCCGCCAGGGTGGGCTATCGCCGCTGAGTCCTAGAGCGGCGCTGTATCCAGCGGGGTATCCAAGGGGGAAATCGAAGCCAAGCAATACCCTCCTCCCGGCCCCCATATGCTGAAGCAGCCGCGTGCGGAGGTAGTCAATACAGGCATGCCTTGTGCGCCAGTAGATTTCGCTGCAAGATGTTTCAGCGGCCTGATTAGGCGCAAACCGTTCGCCAACCCACAACGCATCGCGGGTCGGCGCTGCCGGACTGGGCGCGCTTCGTGCGCTCCAATCAACGGCAAGATAGACATCGAAGAGGCGCATGCTGTAGCTCTGCCTCAATGCGCCAGGAGATAGGCGAGTCCTATCACTGCCGCTACAATGATAGCGATAATGCAGCCCACAGTATTCGAGCGCGCTGCGCGTTTAGCAGCAGGCGAAGGCTGCCAGCTTGGCTGCTGCGCAGATCGTTGAGGCGCCGCTGGCTGCCTCGGCCATGCTTGTGGCGTCGGCATCTGGCCTGCTGGCGGGTATGGAGCCGCCGGGTGAGGTGTGGGGGAGCGCGCGGGCTGTGGAGCCGCTGGTCGCGCTGCTGCCGCAGCATGCTGAGAGGCAGGTCTAGTTGCCGCAGCCGAAGCCGCGCCAGCCTGAGACACTGGCTCTGCCTGGGCAGCTTCTTCGAGCGCGGCAGCAAATGCCCGTATGCTTGCAAAGCGTTTCGCCGGATCTTTCGCCAGCGTTCGCATCACGACCCGCTCAACTGCTGGGGAGATAGTTGGCGCCTTCCCGCGCAAGGGCGGAGGAGCCGCCGTAAGGTGTTGTTTAGCCTGGTCGGCGGGAGACCCCTCAAAGGGCAGTGAGCCGCTGAGCCATTCGTAAACCATGACTCCCAGCGTATACTGGTCACTGGCCGGGGATGGTTTCCCCTGAAACTGCTCTGGAGCCAAATAGGCCGCTGTGCCCTTGATCGCTCCAGACCCCTCAGGCGTCTGCATATCTGCCGATTGGTACGCAGCCGCGAGATAAAAGCCACTGAGCAAGGTTTCGTCGTGCCGCCCCAAGAGCAGGTTTTCCGGCCTCAGCGCCTGATGAATAACTCCTTGCTCGTGGGCATATTGCAAAGCATCGGCAGCTTGTTTGATGGCAGGTAAGATCGTCTCCAGTGCAACTGGCTCACCACCAGGGTAGCGCCGGCGCAGTGTGCCGCCGGGCGCGTAGTCCATCACCAGGAAGGCGCTCTGGTCCTGAACATCGAAACCCAGTATACGCGCGATATGAGGATGGATAAGCGCGGCAAGGGCGCGCGCCTCCGCGCGAAAAGTATCGATCTCTTCCGTTGTTGTCAGTGGACGCCGCAGAAGCTTGATAACAACATTGATGCGCGAGTAGCGTTGCTCGCCACGATATATCTCAGCAGTGGCGCTCTCTGCTAGTAAGCTGGTAAGCTGATATACGCCAAACTGTTGGCCCACCCGGTCAGCCATCGGCTGCCTCCTCTCGTGAGGAGCTATCGAGCTGTTTCTGTGGTTTCCAGCCCCTCATTCGTATTGTAGGGCCGCTAGATTGGCGCGTCAAGAGAATTATCACGTCGGGGCGGTCGGCGGTATCCAACGAAGAGAAGTCAGCGAACAGCGGTTAGAGGGCAAGTGTTTGTTGAACCTCATCGAGCGCCTGCTGAAAATCGTTGGCCCACTTGACCAGCCCGCGATAATAGCCCTCAATCTGGTGCGCGGCTTGAAGGCTGGCTGATGGTTCCATAGTTGGCTGATGAGTCTGCCCAAAACGCCGGACCAATATTTCCACTTGCTCAAGGTAGGTTTCCGCCTCTCTTCGCAGCGCCGGAAGCACCTCAAGCGCGCCTTGCTCCACCGTTTCGAGCAGCTTCTGCCTGGCGTCCTCGGTGAGCAGCGCCCTGGTAATCCAGTTGACGAACATGGGGCCAACGAAGCCGCTTTCCAGCCAGGTATTCAGGACCATGCCAGCCCCAACGGCCAGCTTTGCCGAAGCATCTTTGATCGTCCCCATCTCGATGGCTCCCTTTGCTCCTGGCTCGAAGATAAGAACCGGAACGGCTAACTCCCCAAGCTCGTGCCTGGTTCTTTGATTTACTGTGCGGGCATAGGTCATGATGGCTCCCTCAAAGCAGAGGCGCAGCTTCTCCTTGGAAGCCCAGCGCTCGTCGGAGTCAATGAGGTCTTGCGCATGCTGCACACAGTCCTGAATAAATCGTTCGCCGAGCTTTCCTAGATTGCTTTTGAACACACTGAGACCCAGCAGAACATCATCGGCCTCGCGCTTAAACTGCGCCTGGCGTTGAGCCAGCGCGGCGGTTTCCTGCCTCTCCAGTTCCGAGGTCGTTTGCTGAGTCTCGGCCAGGCTTGTTTGCAGAATAGTGTGCGCCCTGCCAAGATAGTAGGTGAGGATGCCTAAGCGGGACCGCGCGATCACTTTCTCAAGGGTTGGACTGTTCAAAAGGGCTTCCAACCATTGCTCGAACGCGCGCAATCCGGCCACAGCGTCGTCCTGCTGCTGGCCGGTTTTCCGCGCCTCCAGCGCCCCCCTGGCCTCGGTGGCGAACACGGCTGGACACCCTATCAAGGTGTTGCCATGCCCCTCCAGGCTCGCGCGCGCCCAGACCAGCAGGTCGTCTTTGTCTTCTGCATCAATCATATCGAGCCGATTGACGATAAAGACGAGATTGCCTTGAAGTAGTTCCTGCGCTCGCTGCGCCGCCGTTCTTTCTTCGTCAGACAGCAACTTGACCGCTGAAAGCACCATGACGGCCAGATCGGACCGCGCTAATTCCTGGTAGCAGCGTTCAGTGAGCGTCGGGGTATCCATCAATCCTGGCGTATCAGCCAGTATACACCTATGCTTCAGGAGAGCGAGCGGCAGGTGAATCAAGACTTCCTCACCGCCTGTCGGCGCTTTGGCGCCAGCGCCCGAAAGATCGAGGAACACGTATCGGCCAATCTCATCAAGCAAAATAGACTCTTCACGCGCTTTGCCATCTGGCGAGCGGTGAACGACGCTGGCTGACGCCTGCGGCGCATAGCAGACTTTGGTGATGACGCCAGTGGCGCGATTGGCGCGCGCGGGGAGCAGCGACCAGCCCATGATCGCGTTGAGCAGCGTTGATTTGCCAGCCTTAAAGCCGCCAAAGAAAGTGATCTGTGCTTCCTGGCGCCAGAGGACTTCCTGCAAGCTGACAATCGGCTGAAGCGCTGCCTTCAGCGGCGTTGGCGCGTGCGCTATCGGGACGGCGAAGAATGGTTCCAGCGGGGCAAGGCATTCTAGAAACTCCATCCTGCTTCTGCCCCTCTATGCCCGATGATCGGCTGGCAAGAGATGCGCGCCGCCGGTCAAATGGTCCAGTTCTTCAGGCGTAAGATGTTTCATATGGACAACCTGGCTGGCGGTATTCAGAAGTTCAAGTAATTCTGTATGCAGCCGGTCCAGGCGCAGCTTTTCCTGCTCCATAGAAAAGCCCTCCTGCTCTTTTGTATGGATAATGGACTGTTGCGCGCGCCGCGCCTCTTCAATATGATCATGCAGCGCATTTGTTGTCTGCCCGGCCAGATCGGCGAAGACCTGTTCGACGCGGCGGTAGATTTCATCCTGTTTCGTCGGCGCTTCCTTTGCCAGATTCTCGTGCAGCTTCTCGCCCAGGGGCTTGAGTACCCAGGCGCTGAAGACCGGGCCTTGCGCTACCTGCGCTAGAAACTCGTCTATGAGCAAAAGCAGCCAGCCCCAGGAGGCAAGACCTCCGAAAAAGCTAAAGATGGTGCTGACTGTTACGGCCTGCTGAAGCGCTTGTCCGAAGAACCCTTCCCAATCACGCTGTTTCAGCATACTCCCTGTCATTTGGGAGAGATCGGCCATACCCAACAGCAGGCGTGATTGCCCTGTCCCTGGCGGGTAGGGCTGGTGGTTACGCTCATTTTTTCCGAGGGCAAAGATGTTCCCAATGGCTTCAAGCTCGCGCTGAAACTCTTCTGCCTGCGCCTCGATCTCGTTGGTCAGTTTCTTGACATCCGGTTGGACCAGGGCTGGTATACTTTCGGACCATTGAGTCAGCTTCACTTGCAGATAGCTTCTGATCTCGCTTTTAATCGAAGCGACCACGCTCTCTTTGGCCTCCTGGGAGAGGAAAGACTTGAGCAAATCGCTTGCGCGCATCGCTTCCGTCAGGTTCATCAGTTTGATCGAATCTTCCGGCCAGGTATCGCGCATCCGTTCGATGAAATCAAGCAAACTGGCATATATTTTTTGTTTGATGCTTTCGCCAAAGAAGAGAATCGCGCGCTCAATATCCTTCTTAGTGAGGTCTAAGGCTGCTAAGCGCAGTTCTGCCTCATCCCGGCGCTGCTCCAGGTCTTCTAACGGCTCGCCTAATGAGTGTTTCTGCTGGGCGATGCGTCGGCGCGCGTTTGCGACGATAGAGGCCAACGTCTGAACAGCGCCTTCCAGCGACGCCGTCAGTTTCTCGTCGGTAGTGAGGAATTGCTCCAGTTCTGCTTCCAGCGCGGGCAGACCCGAAGATTCGAGGAGCGCCGTGTTGTTGGGAATGGCTATGCGTGCCTCCAGCGCGCCCCTGGCGTTCACGAAAAAGACGCGCCGGGTATAGAAGGCTTCGTCGAATTGCCCCTGTTCATCGGTGAAATGAGGCTTCAAGGATTGTTGTACCCAACCTTTGATGCTTTCGACTTCTGCCTGATCAATCTGGTTAATGCGGTTGACTACGAAGAAGACGTGATTGAGCCGTCCCACGCCCAGTTGCTCGATGTAGGCCCGCTCGGCCTCAGTCAGAATGCTGATGGCATTGAGGACAACGATGACCGCCTGCGCCTGCTTGAGAAAGTTCGTTGACACCCTTGTTCGGCTGATATGCTCGCCCAGTCCAGGAGAATCGATCAGGCGCACGCCATTGGCGCAGAAGGGGTGCTGGCATTCAATCCGCGCATACTCAACGTCTTGAAAGCGATCAAGATACTGCTGCTGCTTGAGCGTCTGAATGTCGCGCTCGCTGAGTTGAAATTCCCCGACAAAGGCATCCCAGCTTAAGCGGCGCGGCGTAGCTTTGCCTGCCTCATAGATCGCCACATCTTCACGCTCTCCATAGACCAGTTCGGTAATGATGGCTGTTGTGGGCGCGGCTCTGGCAGGAAGGGTCTTGTGTCCCAGCATTGCATTCAGCAGGGTACTCTTGCCGTTCTTGAACTCGCCCAGCACCAGTACCTTGAAGATGCCTTGCTCAATGTCGTCGGCTCTGATTCTGAGGCTGGCAGCATCGCTGATCAGTCCCAATCCTGGCAGCGCCTGGCCGTCGGTTTTCAGCGCAACGGGTGCCTGCCCTGGCTCGCCAATCAGCGTCGCTGCGTCGCGTAACACAGCCAGCAGCGCCTGCACTTTCTGCTGGGTTGCGCTAAATCCACCGCTGCTCATGCTGTCCCCTCTGCGTCCTGAAGCTGATTGAGTATGCCCCGCAGGGCAGGTATCGTCTTCTCAAGGAGGCTCGTCAACTGCTCCTGCTTTGTCGAGAGATTCTGGCGCCAGGCCAGGCTTTCTTCCAGCGCCTGCTGAATCCTGGCAAGCTCTTGCACGTAGCGATCAGCTGCTGCCTGCTTCACTTCCTGTGTGATGCTATCGAAGCGGGCGGCCACCTGCTTTTTTATCTGCCCCTCCAGTTCCTGAATCGCTTTCACCGCTGAAGCAATGATTGCCTGCCTGTCGGCGGCATCGGTCTGTTTCTTAAAGATCATGCGAATCGCCTGACCGATGCCGATAGCTGCTAGCCCCAGTGGAAGGCTTCCCAGCGGAGGGATCAACAGAATCAGACCGGCGACTTGAACGCCTGTAGCAACCTGCCCCATCGCGTGCTTGCCTCTGCGCGGCATGAGCAGCGTTTTGATCCGCGCTGGTGTGGGATCAAACTCGCCCGTCCCCTCCTGAAGCGTGGCGCGCTGGCCCTCCAGCAGTTCGCGGAAATCTTCCTCGATCAGATGGTTGACTAGCTTCATCTCTGTCGCCAGTTGGCTTCTCACGGCATCCAGTTGGGAGGTAAAAAACTCGGTCCAGAGCGCCTCAATATAGCCCGGTAGGTAGCGTTTGAGCGTAGCAATGTCTTGAGTGGATGCCACTTCGCCAGGAAGCTGCTGCTGCAAAGCGGCGCTAAAGCCTTCGATCTCGCGCAAGAACTGCGCTTTCAGCATGGTATTGATAAAGGTTTCGATGCGCTGCTGGACCCGCTCGACCCGCGATGGCAGCCACTGCTGCTGCGTCTCAATCTTGCTCAGCAGGTCTTTCAGATCCGCCTCATTGGTCATAAGCAGCGCCTGCTGCCGCGTAGCGGCTTCTTCCAGGGTCGCCAGGCATAGCGCGGCCCCCTGATGCAGACTGGTGAT contains the following coding sequences:
- a CDS encoding serine/threonine-protein kinase produces the protein MADRVGQQFGVYQLTSLLAESATAEIYRGEQRYSRINVVIKLLRRPLTTTEEIDTFRAEARALAALIHPHIARILGFDVQDQSAFLVMDYAPGGTLRRRYPGGEPVALETILPAIKQAADALQYAHEQGVIHQALRPENLLLGRHDETLLSGFYLAAAYQSADMQTPEGSGAIKGTAAYLAPEQFQGKPSPASDQYTLGVMVYEWLSGSLPFEGSPADQAKQHLTAAPPPLRGKAPTISPAVERVVMRTLAKDPAKRFASIRAFAAALEEAAQAEPVSQAGAASAAATRPASQHAAAAARPAAPQPARSPTPHPAAPYPPAGQMPTPQAWPRQPAAPQRSAQQPSWQPSPAAKRAARSNTVGCIIAIIVAAVIGLAYLLAH
- a CDS encoding dynamin family protein, with protein sequence MEFLECLAPLEPFFAVPIAHAPTPLKAALQPIVSLQEVLWRQEAQITFFGGFKAGKSTLLNAIMGWSLLPARANRATGVITKVCYAPQASASVVHRSPDGKAREESILLDEIGRYVFLDLSGAGAKAPTGGEEVLIHLPLALLKHRCILADTPGLMDTPTLTERCYQELARSDLAVMVLSAVKLLSDEERTAAQRAQELLQGNLVFIVNRLDMIDAEDKDDLLVWARASLEGHGNTLIGCPAVFATEARGALEARKTGQQQDDAVAGLRAFEQWLEALLNSPTLEKVIARSRLGILTYYLGRAHTILQTSLAETQQTTSELERQETAALAQRQAQFKREADDVLLGLSVFKSNLGKLGERFIQDCVQHAQDLIDSDERWASKEKLRLCFEGAIMTYARTVNQRTRHELGELAVPVLIFEPGAKGAIEMGTIKDASAKLAVGAGMVLNTWLESGFVGPMFVNWITRALLTEDARQKLLETVEQGALEVLPALRREAETYLEQVEILVRRFGQTHQPTMEPSASLQAAHQIEGYYRGLVKWANDFQQALDEVQQTLAL
- a CDS encoding thioesterase family protein, giving the protein MELKPGLRGSSSLVVAEEHTAAHFGAGGVHVFATPMMIGLMENAAFSAVQQVLPEGQSSVGSRIDIRHLAATPIGMKVTTTAELLEVDGRRLVFRVEARDEKELIGEGQHERFIINLERFLSRIEEKARA
- a CDS encoding dynamin family protein; its protein translation is MSSGGFSATQQKVQALLAVLRDAATLIGEPGQAPVALKTDGQALPGLGLISDAASLRIRADDIEQGIFKVLVLGEFKNGKSTLLNAMLGHKTLPARAAPTTAIITELVYGEREDVAIYEAGKATPRRLSWDAFVGEFQLSERDIQTLKQQQYLDRFQDVEYARIECQHPFCANGVRLIDSPGLGEHISRTRVSTNFLKQAQAVIVVLNAISILTEAERAYIEQLGVGRLNHVFFVVNRINQIDQAEVESIKGWVQQSLKPHFTDEQGQFDEAFYTRRVFFVNARGALEARIAIPNNTALLESSGLPALEAELEQFLTTDEKLTASLEGAVQTLASIVANARRRIAQQKHSLGEPLEDLEQRRDEAELRLAALDLTKKDIERAILFFGESIKQKIYASLLDFIERMRDTWPEDSIKLMNLTEAMRASDLLKSFLSQEAKESVVASIKSEIRSYLQVKLTQWSESIPALVQPDVKKLTNEIEAQAEEFQRELEAIGNIFALGKNERNHQPYPPGTGQSRLLLGMADLSQMTGSMLKQRDWEGFFGQALQQAVTVSTIFSFFGGLASWGWLLLLIDEFLAQVAQGPVFSAWVLKPLGEKLHENLAKEAPTKQDEIYRRVEQVFADLAGQTTNALHDHIEEARRAQQSIIHTKEQEGFSMEQEKLRLDRLHTELLELLNTASQVVHMKHLTPEELDHLTGGAHLLPADHRA
- the dinB gene encoding DNA polymerase IV; the protein is MPRTIIHLDLDAFFCAVEEQRDPSLVGKSFAVGGRPEERGVVASCSYAARRFGIHSALSMAQARHRCPHLLIVPARFAAYRAASAQVMDRLRALTPLVEQLSIDEAFLDVSDASLPGELLASRLQATIRKELGLPCSLGVATNKLVAKIATDVGKASAQTGASPNALCVVPAGTEAMFLAPLPTRALWGIGPKTAERLAALGIQTIGDLASYPEAELARRFGKYGQELARHARGIDERALQLTHVARSLSKETTFAQDVSEEETLRQTIRAQAAAVSQSLQRKGMSGGTVRLKLRWPDFTTITRQATLAAPTNQEAVIAATAARLFAQVWQAGRSVRLLGVGVSGLGVSLCQPSLWEREPTPDDEKRRQVQATVALLRARFGEEVVWWGGREHSGD
- a CDS encoding dihydrodipicolinate synthase family protein, whose product is MSDNALDLEGIYPPVPTFFDARGELDLATLHNHIQRLTEPGNCWVAGIVALGSNGEAAHLDDTERGEVIRAIRETAPAAVPVLAGASAQSTRATLALCEAAARDGAAAALVLPPSYFRGQMTMQALVRHYHMVADASPIPVVIYNMPGSTGGLDLDAATILAIAEHPRVIGVKDSAGNVTKLTEIAARARAGFRTLAGSAGFLLPALVVGASGAVAALANILPRQCHDLIELFHQGKLAEARELQARLTPINTAVTSGYGVPGLKAALELSAGYGGAPRAPLLALGESEREQVKRLLTLAYPAWQK